From a region of the Kwoniella mangroviensis CBS 8507 chromosome 1 map unlocalized Ctg01, whole genome shotgun sequence genome:
- a CDS encoding mitochondrial 54S ribosomal protein uL2m, which yields MASLSRSATVARSATRSSLASTSRLVVVRGYATPSTVKNDEGQQMMFGGPPPKRKHEGAVLKTYTGKGYPFIPSLRHVVYPFHPHLHKGGPLRELTIPLRRKGGRNNTGRIVNRHVGGGHKRRLRTVDFHRVEGGQHDVIRIEYDPGRSAHIALIKKRGSSSSATGVDGLGSIEEIEEALKEENRNTQKSLDAVKAGYSYIVAPEGLRKRDVVISYRKGIPQSLIRQFDNTSSISGAGISVIEEEEDKVGATDTPEMRRALGLLRTVTLKPGNVLPLFLIPPGTQVHNLSLTTDGKMQLCRSAGTFAQIVSHQSSDGRSIGGAEVLTMGGGFDENGQRLPKAGYVLVKMQSGEVRKLDPGCVATIGVVSNKEHQSRSLGKAGRSRWMGKRPHVRGVAMNAVDHPHGGGRGKQKGNKHPRSIYGLLQHVRTRRPKDKDGNKSVVTERPRGKQTAAKH from the exons ATGGCATCGTTATCTCGCTCAGCCACCGTCGCTCGATCAGCGACTCGATCTTCCCTCGCTTCCACATCCCGTCTAGTGGTTGTACGAGGATACGCTACCCCTTCTACAGTCAAGAACGATGAAGGTCAACAGATGATGTTTGGTGGACCACCACCCAAGAGAAAACATGAAGGTGCAGTGCTGAAGACTTACACCGGGAAAGGATACCCTTTTATCCCT TCTTTACGTCACGTCGTCTACCCCTTCCATCCTCACTTACACAAAGGCGGCCCTCTACGAGAATTGACCATCCCCTTACGACGAAAGGGTGGACGTAATAATACAGGTCGAATCGTAAATCGACATGTAGGTGGAGGCCACAAGCGAAGATTAAGGACAGTCGATTTCCACAGAGTAGAAGGTGGTCAACATGATGTGATTAGAATTGAATACGATCCAGGAAGATCTGCCCATATCGCTTTGATCAAGAAACGAGGTTCATCCTCGAGTGCAACCGGTGTAGATGGACTGGGTAGTAtagaagagattgaagaagctttgaaagaggagaatcGAAATACTCAAAAATCACTTGACGCAGTCAAAGCTGGATATAGTTATATAGTAGCTCCTGAAGGATTAAGAAAACGGGACGTGGTGATTTCCTATAGAAAAGGTATACCTCAAAGTTTGATCAGACAATTCGATAATACCTCTTCTATTTCGGGTGCGGGAATCAGTgtgattgaagaggaagaagataaagtaGGAGCAACCGATACACCCGAAATGAGAAGAGCTTTAGGTCTATTACGAACTGTTACTCTCAAACCTGGAAATGTTCTTCCCTTATTCCTCATCCCCCCCGGCACTCAGGTACATAATCTTTCATTAACGACCGATGGGAAAATGCAACTGTGCAGATCAGCTGGAACGTTCGCTCAGATCGtttctcatcaatcatcggatggaagatcaattggTGGTGCCGAGGTATTGACGATGGGAGGAGGGttcgatgagaatggtcagaGATTACCTAAAGCAGGGTATGTTTTGGTCAAGATGCAGTCTGGAGAAGTTAGGAAGTTGGATCCTGGTTGTGTAGCTACGATAGGTGTGGTAAGCAA TAAAGAACATCAATCCCGATCACTAGGTAAAGCAGGTCGATCTCGATGGATGGGTAAACGACCACACGTACGAGGTGTAGCCATGAATGCtgttgatcatccacatggtggtggtagaggtaaaCAAAAGGGTAATAAGCATCCTCGATCGATTTACGGTTTATTACAACATGTCAGAACTAGACGACCTAAAGATAAGGATGGTAATAAATC GGTTGTCACTGAACGACCAAGAGGTAAACAAACCGCTGCAAAGCATTAA